The following proteins are co-located in the Phycisphaerales bacterium genome:
- a CDS encoding class I SAM-dependent methyltransferase, which produces MPTTATPAPAATTFTFQSSTDPLLRAQPWRLTTSLIAHADQKPRERVLLYAMVFALAPQRCLEIGVRWGGGSRIIHAALSDLSHGHLVSIDPEPALEFDWAEIADRATLIVGRSPDDIPRCVQAAGGAFDFVFIDGLHTQDAVHQDLRAVADATTPGATILLHDAYHAPVQRGIDAALTEGLPFMNCGMLATTRNEGVRVETGRPLTFGGVRMLRRM; this is translated from the coding sequence ATGCCTACGACCGCCACTCCCGCGCCAGCTGCAACCACCTTCACCTTCCAATCCTCCACCGACCCCCTCCTCCGCGCCCAGCCCTGGCGCCTCACCACTTCCCTCATCGCCCACGCCGACCAGAAACCCCGCGAGCGCGTGCTGCTCTACGCCATGGTCTTCGCGCTCGCCCCGCAGCGCTGCCTCGAGATCGGCGTCCGCTGGGGCGGCGGATCCCGCATCATCCACGCCGCGCTCAGCGACCTCTCCCACGGCCACCTCGTGTCCATCGACCCTGAGCCCGCCCTCGAGTTCGACTGGGCCGAGATCGCCGACCGCGCCACGCTCATCGTGGGCCGCTCGCCCGACGACATCCCCCGCTGCGTGCAGGCCGCGGGCGGCGCGTTCGACTTTGTCTTCATCGACGGCCTGCACACGCAGGACGCCGTGCACCAGGACCTCCGCGCCGTCGCCGACGCGACAACGCCCGGTGCGACCATCCTCCTCCACGACGCATACCACGCGCCCGTCCAGCGCGGCATCGACGCCGCCCTCACCGAGGGCCTGCCGTTCATGAACTGCGGCATGCTCGCCACCACCCGGAACGAGGGCGTCCGCGTTGAGACTGGGAGACCGCTCACCTTCGGCGGCGTCCGCATGCTGCGTCGCATGTAG
- a CDS encoding nuclear transport factor 2 family protein: protein MRTLTTLVLAAALLLTAPFAHAQGDQPPAQGPAPQILPLPPNPKVFDITRVRGGVDVPYLVTFPPDYQPGPPYPVLIYFGDGEQDRAAVLKQLEQWETEAAKRKWVLVGIAKPILGVASLMALPQDSWQGVLEEIGRILSAEGDGYYLAGTGEGGRAALYLGGLIPSKVRAVAPINAGADPAMMGVVLGLKDTPVKFIHRNDDQRVLQEVHRTMEALRKAGSRRVYPCDLGNHPNASSQLVFGFLPKLVQMESDDGEKEKVSAVLDDLHDAAAKADEARYFSLYAEGAVFLGTDAKERWTLEEFRAFAHPYFARGKAWTYTPVEGGRFITIEGKERDVAWFDEKLSNAKLGLCRGSGVLIKVNGEWKVKQYNLTMLVPNELAEEVAKKSREQEPQP, encoded by the coding sequence ATGCGCACGCTCACCACCCTCGTTCTCGCCGCCGCGCTCCTGCTCACCGCGCCTTTCGCCCACGCCCAGGGCGACCAGCCGCCAGCGCAAGGCCCCGCCCCCCAGATCCTGCCGCTCCCGCCCAACCCCAAGGTTTTCGACATCACCCGCGTTCGCGGCGGCGTCGACGTGCCCTACCTCGTCACCTTCCCGCCCGACTACCAGCCCGGCCCCCCCTACCCCGTGCTCATCTACTTCGGCGACGGCGAGCAGGACCGGGCCGCGGTGCTCAAGCAGCTCGAGCAGTGGGAGACCGAGGCCGCGAAGCGCAAGTGGGTGCTCGTCGGCATCGCCAAGCCCATCCTGGGCGTGGCGTCGCTGATGGCCCTGCCGCAGGACTCCTGGCAGGGCGTGCTCGAGGAGATCGGCCGCATCCTGTCCGCGGAGGGCGACGGCTACTACCTCGCGGGCACGGGTGAGGGCGGGCGGGCAGCGCTGTACCTGGGCGGGCTCATCCCGTCGAAGGTCCGCGCGGTCGCACCGATCAACGCCGGCGCCGATCCCGCCATGATGGGCGTGGTGCTGGGCCTGAAGGACACGCCCGTCAAGTTCATCCACCGCAACGACGACCAGCGCGTGCTGCAGGAGGTGCACCGCACGATGGAGGCGCTCCGCAAGGCCGGCTCACGCCGCGTGTACCCCTGCGACCTTGGCAACCACCCGAATGCCAGCTCGCAGCTCGTCTTCGGCTTCCTCCCGAAGCTGGTGCAGATGGAATCGGACGACGGGGAGAAAGAAAAGGTCTCGGCGGTTCTCGACGACCTCCACGACGCCGCGGCCAAGGCCGACGAGGCCCGCTACTTCTCTCTGTACGCCGAGGGCGCCGTCTTCCTCGGCACCGACGCCAAGGAGCGCTGGACCCTCGAAGAGTTCCGCGCCTTCGCCCACCCCTACTTCGCACGGGGCAAGGCGTGGACCTACACACCGGTTGAGGGCGGCCGATTCATCACCATCGAGGGCAAGGAGCGCGACGTCGCCTGGTTCGACGAAAAGCTGAGCAACGCCAAGCTCGGCCTCTGCCGCGGCAGCGGCGTGCTCATCAAGGTCAACGGCGAGTGGAAGGTCAAGCAGTACAACCTCACCATGCTCGTCCCCAACGAGCTTGCCGAGGAGGTCGCGAAAAAGTCCCGCGAGCAGGAACCGCAACCCTAA
- a CDS encoding DinB family protein has product MDRRTAIADGVLSTKPLLARYLKGFSDANHTAQAPGLPNHVAWQLGHLALVMQTIAKHFDGEPLAEADFVQGAAVNTPEKFGTETVCFASPAPVAGQVWPRFERCVQAYDAAVERLARCVRESEDARLDVMIPWGPTQIPLYMAAQRMVFHNGMHTGQLADLRRGLGMGSIFA; this is encoded by the coding sequence ATGGACCGACGCACTGCGATTGCTGATGGTGTTCTTTCGACCAAGCCGCTGCTGGCGCGCTATCTCAAGGGGTTCAGCGACGCGAACCACACGGCGCAGGCGCCGGGGTTGCCGAACCATGTGGCGTGGCAGCTGGGGCATCTCGCGCTGGTGATGCAGACGATCGCCAAGCACTTTGACGGCGAGCCGCTGGCAGAGGCAGACTTCGTGCAGGGTGCGGCGGTGAACACGCCGGAGAAGTTCGGGACCGAGACGGTGTGCTTCGCGTCGCCGGCGCCGGTGGCGGGGCAGGTGTGGCCGCGGTTTGAGCGGTGCGTGCAGGCGTACGACGCGGCGGTGGAGCGGCTGGCGCGGTGCGTTCGCGAGAGCGAGGACGCGCGGCTGGACGTGATGATCCCGTGGGGGCCGACGCAGATCCCGCTGTACATGGCGGCGCAGCGGATGGTGTTCCACAACGGGATGCACACGGGGCAGCTGGCGGACCTGCGGCGGGGGCTGGGGATGGGGTCGATCTTCGCGTGA
- a CDS encoding PqqD family peptide modification chaperone produces MSERSTFSPFWHRVRVMKPRLRPHVQITRQHYRGQRWHVVHDPSSNQYYRLNPVAHEFVGLLDGHREVEAVWQASLQKHGDAALTQNEVIQLLSQLFSSNLLSADVPPETEQLLSRGRQRLGQKVKQQAIGLMYFRIKLFNPDRILTWLEPIFRPLIGRVGFILWAMLVIIALGNLLPYWDELRGGFESAIAPANWGWIMVVFVVTKLWHELGHGLICKRYGGQVPEFGAMMLVLIPAPYVDASAAWGFGSKWQRMAVGAGGMIFELTMASIAAFVWIATRHTPGMVHQLAYNVMFTAGISTVLFNANPLMKFDGYYILSDLLEVPNLMQRSQNMLKFLAQRFIYQIKGATPPTSSPGEAMILLTYGVLAMVYRVFLFFSITLYVMGQMFAIGLFLALWTAAVWFIAPVGGFVHWLATNTQLNEFRGRAIATSFVLIVAGLLLVGVIPMPDRRRAVGVVESEHRSGVYFRTAGFVIESKKRPGDFVKQGEPLVVLESDELEAVIERTRGEIAGAKVKEGVAHTKDIAASKTAQDYIVTLNEKLTYLLDKKDKLTVRAPHDGVLVGQDPENLVGSYVNEGDGLCEIVDLGSVRVVATLTQPEAAWLYELNSKDYEVEVRRLSEVDRVYDARTDKVLAGGTRELPHQSLGFQGGGTIEVDERDRSGLTAARPLFTAYFTPLLEEGAFAGQPGERVALRFELPSKPLVSQWVDRLEKLIQGRVKL; encoded by the coding sequence ATGAGCGAACGCTCCACATTCTCCCCCTTCTGGCACCGCGTCCGCGTGATGAAGCCGCGCCTGCGCCCCCACGTGCAGATCACGCGTCAGCACTACCGCGGCCAGCGGTGGCACGTCGTCCACGACCCCTCCAGCAACCAGTACTACCGCCTCAACCCCGTCGCCCACGAGTTCGTCGGCCTGCTCGACGGCCACCGCGAGGTCGAGGCGGTGTGGCAGGCCAGCCTGCAGAAGCACGGCGACGCCGCGCTCACACAGAACGAGGTCATCCAGCTCCTCTCACAACTCTTCTCCAGCAACCTGCTCTCCGCGGACGTGCCGCCCGAGACCGAGCAGCTGCTCTCGCGCGGGCGTCAGCGCCTGGGGCAGAAGGTCAAGCAGCAGGCCATCGGCCTGATGTACTTCCGCATCAAGCTCTTCAACCCCGACCGCATCCTCACCTGGCTCGAGCCCATCTTCCGCCCCCTCATCGGGCGCGTCGGGTTCATCCTCTGGGCGATGCTGGTCATCATCGCCCTGGGCAACCTCCTGCCCTACTGGGATGAGCTCCGCGGCGGCTTCGAGTCCGCCATCGCCCCCGCCAACTGGGGCTGGATCATGGTCGTCTTCGTCGTGACCAAGCTCTGGCACGAGCTGGGCCACGGCCTGATCTGCAAGCGCTACGGCGGCCAGGTGCCCGAGTTCGGCGCCATGATGCTCGTGCTCATCCCCGCGCCCTACGTCGACGCCTCCGCCGCGTGGGGCTTCGGCAGCAAGTGGCAGCGCATGGCCGTGGGCGCCGGCGGCATGATCTTCGAGCTCACCATGGCCTCCATCGCGGCGTTCGTGTGGATCGCCACCCGCCACACGCCCGGCATGGTGCACCAGCTCGCGTACAACGTGATGTTCACCGCGGGCATCTCCACCGTCCTCTTCAACGCCAACCCGCTGATGAAGTTCGACGGCTACTACATCCTCTCCGACCTGCTTGAGGTGCCCAACCTCATGCAGCGCTCGCAGAACATGCTCAAGTTCCTCGCCCAGCGCTTCATCTACCAGATCAAGGGCGCGACCCCGCCCACCAGCAGCCCCGGCGAGGCCATGATCCTGCTGACCTACGGCGTGCTGGCCATGGTCTACCGGGTCTTCCTCTTCTTCTCCATCACGCTCTACGTCATGGGCCAGATGTTCGCCATTGGCCTCTTCCTCGCCCTGTGGACCGCGGCCGTGTGGTTCATCGCCCCCGTGGGCGGCTTCGTGCACTGGCTGGCGACCAACACCCAGCTCAACGAGTTCCGCGGGCGTGCCATCGCCACCAGCTTCGTGCTCATCGTCGCCGGCCTGCTGCTGGTGGGCGTGATCCCCATGCCCGACCGCCGGCGGGCCGTTGGCGTGGTCGAGAGCGAGCACCGCTCGGGCGTCTACTTCCGCACCGCCGGGTTCGTGATCGAGTCAAAGAAGCGCCCCGGCGACTTCGTCAAGCAGGGCGAGCCGCTGGTGGTCCTTGAGAGCGATGAGCTCGAGGCCGTGATCGAGCGCACCAGGGGCGAGATCGCCGGCGCGAAGGTGAAGGAGGGCGTGGCCCACACCAAGGACATCGCCGCGTCCAAGACCGCGCAGGATTACATCGTCACGCTCAACGAGAAGCTCACCTACCTGCTCGACAAGAAGGACAAGCTCACCGTCCGCGCCCCGCACGACGGCGTGCTCGTCGGTCAGGACCCCGAGAACCTCGTGGGCAGTTACGTCAACGAGGGCGACGGGCTCTGCGAGATCGTGGACCTGGGCAGCGTGCGCGTGGTCGCGACGCTCACCCAGCCCGAGGCCGCGTGGCTGTACGAGCTCAACAGCAAGGACTATGAGGTCGAGGTCCGCCGCCTGTCGGAGGTGGACCGCGTGTACGACGCCCGCACCGACAAGGTGCTCGCCGGCGGCACCCGCGAGCTGCCGCACCAGTCGCTGGGCTTCCAAGGGGGCGGCACGATCGAGGTCGACGAGCGCGACCGCAGCGGCCTCACCGCCGCCCGCCCGCTCTTCACCGCCTACTTCACGCCGCTGCTCGAGGAGGGCGCCTTCGCCGGCCAGCCCGGCGAGCGCGTCGCCCTCCGCTTCGAGCTCCCCAGCAAGCCGCTGGTCAGCCAGTGGGTGGACCGCCTGGAGAAGCTGATCCAAGGTCGGGTGAAGCTGTGA
- a CDS encoding efflux RND transporter periplasmic adaptor subunit, whose amino-acid sequence MNDLSKLRAPGWSRVVAELTAPAPDDKLFLVRLLSVLAQVSGARQAVFYQVPLKDDPADPRPILVWPYGEVTDAQGRMTVPADALFGGERCNESNIVNARESRDAARAAGNSRQAAVFSLGDELMYDPSNNGTYLIAVPISAGLPEQAAQAPLLGVAVLSIESMSRQAIQTTLALVEVLAGYVFTHATNQALKKTRQASAALDLAARLIAAINTVPGFKGCALQFVNDLCRQLSVDRVALGWVSGSANARRQGTVPGAGRTGVRLTALSDTENLDRRMAMAQKVEAAMEECLDQEQTVLYPPPAVQGDAVLGQAITHAHRELASSDAKLKVASFPLRLTDAKGERIIGVVLIESAGDGNIELTTIELVQATLDLIAPVLAVRHSDDRALPLRAWDSAVKAGAWAVGPKHTVWKIVGVLVMVATFLLFFVTVTYRVGAPMELMPRERRTISAPFDGVIAELHKGIEPGVKVTKGQPLVKFYTHEMELSRLQSINELQQYEAEANEALRAGELAKYEAARAQADQIRARRDLLTSQIGRATIVAPIDGTIITGDLKDKVGAGVKLGDKMFEIADLSDMQVVAKVDDRDISLIQIEQTGEIAPKANPSFVVPFVVEAIVPLAQTAEGTNAFEVRGRLERTPGWFRPGMEGQAKFNTEEHSLAWIASRRIVDTLKVWLWW is encoded by the coding sequence ATGAACGATCTGTCCAAACTGCGGGCGCCCGGCTGGTCGCGCGTCGTGGCCGAGCTCACCGCTCCCGCGCCCGACGACAAGCTCTTCCTGGTGCGGCTGCTCTCCGTGCTCGCGCAGGTGAGCGGCGCGCGCCAGGCCGTGTTCTACCAGGTCCCCCTCAAGGATGACCCGGCCGACCCGCGCCCCATCCTCGTGTGGCCTTACGGCGAGGTGACCGACGCCCAAGGCCGCATGACCGTGCCCGCCGACGCCCTCTTCGGCGGCGAGCGCTGCAACGAGTCCAACATCGTCAACGCCCGCGAGTCGCGCGACGCGGCCCGCGCGGCCGGCAACTCGCGCCAGGCCGCCGTCTTCAGCCTCGGTGACGAGCTGATGTACGACCCCAGCAACAATGGCACCTACCTGATCGCGGTGCCGATCAGCGCCGGCCTGCCCGAGCAGGCGGCCCAGGCGCCGCTGCTGGGCGTGGCCGTGCTTTCGATCGAGAGCATGTCGCGCCAGGCGATCCAGACCACGCTCGCCCTGGTCGAGGTGCTCGCGGGGTACGTGTTCACCCACGCGACCAACCAGGCGCTCAAGAAAACCCGCCAGGCGTCCGCCGCCCTTGACCTCGCGGCCCGCCTCATCGCCGCAATCAACACGGTCCCGGGCTTCAAGGGCTGCGCCCTCCAGTTCGTCAACGACCTCTGCCGCCAGCTCAGCGTTGATCGCGTCGCGCTCGGCTGGGTGAGCGGGAGCGCCAACGCCCGCCGCCAAGGCACTGTCCCAGGCGCGGGCCGCACCGGCGTGCGCCTCACCGCCCTCTCCGACACCGAGAACCTCGACCGCCGCATGGCCATGGCCCAGAAGGTCGAGGCCGCGATGGAGGAGTGCCTCGACCAGGAGCAGACCGTGCTCTACCCGCCGCCGGCGGTGCAGGGCGACGCGGTGCTCGGCCAGGCGATCACGCACGCCCACCGCGAGCTCGCGTCCAGCGACGCCAAGCTCAAGGTCGCCAGCTTCCCGTTGCGGCTGACCGACGCCAAGGGCGAGCGGATCATCGGCGTGGTGCTCATCGAGAGCGCCGGCGACGGCAACATCGAGCTGACCACCATCGAGCTCGTGCAGGCGACGCTCGACCTGATCGCCCCCGTGCTCGCCGTGCGTCACAGCGACGACCGCGCTCTGCCGCTCCGCGCGTGGGACAGTGCCGTGAAGGCCGGCGCGTGGGCCGTGGGGCCCAAGCACACGGTGTGGAAGATCGTCGGCGTGCTGGTGATGGTTGCGACGTTCCTGCTGTTCTTCGTGACGGTTACGTACCGCGTCGGCGCGCCTATGGAGCTGATGCCGCGCGAGCGCCGCACGATCTCCGCGCCCTTCGACGGCGTCATCGCCGAGCTGCACAAGGGCATCGAGCCGGGCGTGAAGGTCACCAAGGGCCAGCCGCTGGTGAAGTTCTACACACACGAGATGGAGCTCTCCCGCCTCCAGTCCATCAACGAACTGCAGCAGTACGAGGCCGAGGCCAACGAGGCCCTGCGTGCGGGCGAACTGGCCAAGTACGAGGCGGCGCGTGCCCAGGCCGACCAGATCCGCGCCCGGCGCGACCTGCTGACCAGCCAGATCGGCAGGGCCACGATCGTCGCGCCCATCGACGGCACGATCATCACCGGCGACCTCAAGGACAAGGTCGGCGCCGGCGTGAAGCTCGGCGACAAGATGTTCGAGATCGCCGACCTCAGCGACATGCAGGTCGTGGCCAAGGTCGACGACCGCGACATCTCGCTCATCCAGATCGAGCAGACCGGGGAGATTGCCCCCAAGGCCAACCCCTCGTTCGTCGTGCCGTTCGTCGTAGAAGCCATCGTGCCCCTCGCCCAGACCGCCGAGGGCACCAACGCCTTCGAGGTCCGCGGCCGGCTCGAGCGCACCCCCGGCTGGTTCCGCCCCGGCATGGAGGGTCAGGCCAAGTTCAACACCGAGGAGCACAGCCTCGCGTGGATCGCCAGCAGGCGCATCGTGGACACCTTGAAGGTGTGGTTGTGGTGGTGA
- a CDS encoding efflux RND transporter periplasmic adaptor subunit, with the protein MRFPRSGVARVAGLALLVALSGVAVGQGEAPRAKPRALTRLDQSIISEFGGTKAATRPSRDATMGFSLPTQVSEVLLRGGAEVKKGDMIVRGDEAEDVAILKLQKVKAEKDWPVQKAEKAAALAKVEYEKTKTAFDQRGSSAFEVDRARLSSEAAVLDHETAKVNQTQEVLQVERLEARLEKMRLRAPFDGEIDSVMVDVGQSVTENEKVVRVVNVDPLWMDVPAPTEDPATLSLKPGDKAWVLIDIATGSRVAEGKVIEVSPTTDLASRSRRIRVELPNPKGPQRILAGEPAWVRFTQPSAEVMSKVTAAIEAMKQPVQASK; encoded by the coding sequence ATGCGATTCCCTCGTTCTGGCGTGGCCCGCGTTGCGGGTCTGGCGTTGCTCGTCGCTCTGTCCGGCGTGGCGGTTGGTCAGGGTGAGGCCCCCCGGGCCAAGCCCCGCGCCCTCACGCGCCTCGACCAATCCATTATCAGCGAGTTCGGCGGCACCAAGGCCGCGACCCGCCCCAGCCGCGACGCCACCATGGGATTCTCCCTGCCCACGCAGGTCTCCGAGGTCCTCCTCCGCGGCGGCGCGGAGGTCAAGAAGGGCGACATGATCGTCCGCGGCGACGAGGCCGAGGACGTCGCCATCCTCAAGCTCCAGAAGGTCAAGGCCGAGAAGGATTGGCCGGTGCAGAAGGCCGAGAAGGCCGCGGCCCTCGCCAAGGTCGAGTACGAGAAGACCAAGACGGCCTTCGACCAGCGCGGCTCCAGCGCCTTCGAGGTTGATCGCGCACGCCTCTCCTCCGAGGCCGCGGTACTCGACCACGAGACCGCCAAAGTGAACCAGACCCAGGAAGTCCTACAGGTCGAGCGCTTGGAGGCCCGCCTCGAGAAGATGCGCCTCCGCGCCCCCTTCGACGGCGAGATCGACAGCGTCATGGTGGACGTCGGCCAGTCCGTCACCGAGAACGAGAAGGTTGTGCGCGTGGTCAACGTCGATCCACTGTGGATGGACGTGCCCGCCCCCACCGAGGACCCGGCCACGCTCTCCCTCAAGCCCGGCGACAAGGCCTGGGTGCTGATCGACATCGCGACCGGCTCGCGCGTCGCCGAGGGCAAGGTCATCGAGGTCAGCCCGACCACCGACCTCGCCAGCCGCAGCCGCCGTATCCGTGTCGAGCTGCCCAACCCCAAGGGGCCGCAGCGCATCCTGGCCGGTGAGCCCGCGTGGGTCCGCTTCACCCAGCCCTCCGCTGAGGTCATGAGCAAGGTGACCGCGGCCATCGAAGCCATGAAGCAGCCGGTGCAGGCGTCGAAGTAA
- a CDS encoding DegT/DnrJ/EryC1/StrS family aminotransferase, with translation MLTPAAPADSKTASLAVNGGTPVSPKPVPFMSTGLTDGDVNAVVEVLRSGMLRAAAKCTALEEKWAKLTEAKYAMTCANGTCALQLAYEPLIKPGDEVLVPAWSYIATVSMIVARGATPIFVDALPDTYQMDPRDAARKVTSNTTAIAATHLYGCPVDIDAFQSLAEKHNLMVIYDAAQSHLATYKGRGIGAFGDAVTYSLYATKNFATGEGGFVTCNDEGLAREIKLLRSHGETDKYLHESVGYNYRMNDLTGALGLSRLERLEAQTKARQTAAAKYDKLIAKIPGIKTPVTTPGAEAVYHLYTVQLDLSKFRCTRDEFCKALNAEGVPTATHYPRSLPKQPALKEWDLANCPVADSLSSKVFCLPMHHDLTDDHFRIVGEALSKVAAAYKA, from the coding sequence GTGCTGACCCCCGCCGCCCCCGCCGACAGCAAGACCGCCTCCCTCGCCGTCAACGGCGGCACGCCGGTCAGCCCCAAACCCGTGCCCTTCATGTCCACGGGCCTGACCGATGGCGACGTCAACGCCGTGGTCGAGGTGCTGAGGAGCGGCATGCTGCGGGCGGCCGCCAAGTGCACGGCCCTGGAGGAGAAGTGGGCGAAGCTCACCGAGGCCAAGTACGCAATGACCTGCGCCAACGGCACTTGCGCCCTGCAGCTGGCCTACGAGCCGCTGATCAAGCCCGGCGATGAGGTGCTGGTCCCCGCCTGGTCGTACATCGCGACAGTCTCCATGATCGTCGCCCGCGGCGCCACCCCCATCTTCGTGGACGCCCTGCCCGACACCTACCAGATGGACCCGCGGGACGCCGCCCGCAAGGTGACGAGCAACACGACCGCGATCGCCGCGACGCACCTCTACGGCTGCCCGGTGGACATCGACGCGTTCCAGAGCCTCGCCGAGAAGCACAACCTGATGGTGATCTACGACGCCGCGCAGTCGCACCTGGCGACGTACAAGGGTCGCGGCATCGGCGCCTTCGGCGACGCGGTGACTTACTCGCTGTACGCGACCAAGAACTTCGCCACCGGCGAGGGCGGCTTCGTCACGTGCAACGACGAGGGGCTCGCCCGCGAGATCAAGCTGCTCCGCTCCCACGGCGAGACCGATAAGTACCTGCACGAATCGGTGGGTTACAACTACCGCATGAACGACCTGACTGGCGCCCTGGGCCTCTCGCGCCTGGAGCGGCTGGAGGCGCAGACCAAGGCCCGCCAGACCGCGGCCGCGAAGTACGACAAGCTGATCGCCAAGATCCCTGGCATCAAGACTCCGGTAACGACGCCTGGCGCCGAGGCGGTGTACCACCTGTACACCGTGCAGCTGGACCTTAGCAAGTTCCGCTGCACGCGCGACGAGTTCTGCAAGGCCCTCAACGCCGAGGGCGTGCCCACCGCCACGCACTACCCGCGCTCGCTGCCCAAGCAGCCGGCGCTCAAGGAGTGGGACCTGGCCAACTGCCCGGTGGCCGACTCGCTGTCGAGCAAGGTCTTCTGCCTGCCGATGCATCACGACCTGACAGATGATCACTTCCGCATCGTGGGCGAGGCGCTGAGCAAGGTGGCGGCGGCGTACAAGGCCTGA